ggctttaaaagtttctttttggACTTCTCTTGgtttgtgtgtttcttttctctgaataTTGGAAAATATAAAAACCTTTATGGAAAGTAGACAGGTTGCTAAAGTATTCTAGAAAACCAAGATGATTATGGCAGTTGGCATTAAGAAGTAGCGTagttacagtggaaagagtccaGGACTTACCACGAGGAGAGGCATAGGTTAGAATCCTAATGATGACACTCACTGTGACACTAATGATGACAAGGCAAGTTTTCTCACTTGGAAAATAGAGATAACAATATTTGCATTCACTACTTCATAGATTTGTTATGGGAAAGTACTTTTAAACCTTACAGTGCTCTGTCTGTTTACTaccatgaaaataaaatgtgaatcAACGATGAGAGGAAGTTAGATGAaggtcagaaaagagaaaaacaaatgccGGGTTCGAGGGCTATGGCAGTCCACTGAAGActagttttttctggtagaaacagaaaaagaaaagttgaaaGGGGATCTGGGGGCAATCTGAAACTCCTATACCAATGAACTAGAACCTGGCCTCAGTAGATTTATAAATAAAGATGAAGATACTGTTTGATTGCCTGACATGCCCCAGTGTGTGACCACTATTATGAACTGCAGTGCTTGGACTGTCTCGTGCTCTCTGGTGCTGTGAGCTCATTGGGATGGTGCCCTTTGTTTCAAACAGTAATCTCTTCTTAGACCTTTGGCTTTTGTGTGCTCTGTAAAAACAAGCCCTGAAATATTGCTGATGTGGCACCAAGACCTAGCTGCTGATTAGAGGTAAGCTTTTGGCCCAGCATCTTCTGGCCCCTTTCATTAGACGGGATGTGAAAACTGAAGCTGTGAGAAAACGCTGATTGTTGCGAACTGTGGCCACCTATCATAAATGAATATTTGATGAGGTGAAAATGTCTTAAGCAGCAAACTCAGAAGAGTTACTATAGTCAAAATCGTTGTGCTTCTTTATTAGGAATCCCAGCATTTAAATGCCTTGTGCTACTTCTAAAGCCCATGGATTCAGGGTCAGTTTTGATTTCAGATGAATGGGTAAATTCTAGAAAGATTCAAGTAGAAGTCAGCTGTTGTGAATGCATATTCAACGAGAGGACAACAATCCTATTATACggcatatgagtgtgtgtgtctgtgtgtgtacatgcacatgtacaaTATCCAAGTTGTTATAACTGGGAATTAggaaaaaagaagctgaaaaggggatTCTATGAGATCTTCCTTGAAATTCAACTTAAGTTCTTTGGCAGTGGTGACAACTAGCACCTCTAGGGAAAGTTCTTCATAATCCTCTGATATCTACCCTCATCAAGTAGGCACTGATatataggaaggaagaaacaaaccAGTGTTtggggttagatttgaacttatgtctttgtgactccaggctcagagtttatccattgtgccacccagttgGCTCTGATTCTGTTATATACCTGGTAGTATGTTTGATGCCACTGATTTAAACAGAGAGATCCACTAATCTATCTTCCCCTGGACTCTAACataccttttttggggggggtggagggagacagttgcggttaagtgacttgcccagggtcatacagctagtaagtatctgagactgaatttgaactcaggtcttcctgactccagggttggtgctctatacATTGGGGCACCTAGCTTCTTGGCATATCTTAATCTTGGCATCtgaatttcttcacctataaataAGTGTGCTAGAGATTACTGACCCCTTGCATATACTTTCTTATTCTCTCACTTCATAAATGTGAGTTTTATCTCCTCAACAAGAGGCTAAGTTACTGGAAAAAGTAGGCCTTTGGTCTGATACTTTGGTCTCACCCACAATGCTAAAAATGTTGTAGGCTGATTGATTTAATGCCAACATATTCTCTTTGCTTTATGACAGAGGTCAAACCTCACCACAACAAAAATCATTGTTACCCAAAATCACTATATAAGAACAACAAAATTCCATAGTTCCAGACAAGGACCCATTTATTTTGGATACAACAAAGTTCTATTATGGCTAAAAGCTCTGGCTAGTCTCTGAGTTTATTGCAATGGGATCTGCCCAAAATgtatagaaaaaaggaagaacagagaaagaattcgtaaaatcctttctatttctatagaatttttaaagtttatgaagtGGTTTCCTCATGATAATAATCCTTATTGATGAGTTGACCAACTGAGAAAatccaattattattattttttataaatgaggaaaccaagtgtGAGAgaagtggtcaaaaattaaagaaaaaataatccccTTTAgtctttgatttttcctttttgctaaagaaaaagaaaaaagtctgaggggaggggaggaagtagCTTTTACTGCTCTCCATTCacctgttttcttctcctttccttccaaacCTATCCCCAAAAGGCAGTTAGTTACATTATGTAattagagtgctggatctgggggcagaggacttggattcaaatcttctttctacctatgtgaccttggccaagtcacttatcctctctgaaCATCAGTGTGCTCACCTATAAAACGAGAGGATTGGGCTAGATGCCTTTGAAGGACTTTTCTGACTTAAAATCTATGACATTACAACTTTAAATCACTagattttgccatttcctcacAATCATCTCAAGTattttttaggtcttcctctgcaGCACACAATAATACCTTTCCATATCAAAATAGGTCTGAGATCTAGTTTGATCCTGTTTGACTTCAGACAAGTGTTTCTATTTATCTAACAAGTTCTTCCATGTTTTGAGAGATCCAATCATAGtctattttttattaaatggGGCTTTATAAGATACCTTTATGAAGCAAGAGCCAACATTACCTGCCAAACTGAGAAGGCAAAAACGAGGTCATGAGCGCTAATTAACATGTCATCATCCACCATTAAAACTGCTGAAAAGAAAAGACATGAAACCATTTGAATCCAACAGCTTAGAAACGAAACTCcaaaaattagcaaaaatataAAGGCAAGAGGATTTACTCATGCAGCTCTCCTCTCTTGCAatcatttaactgaaaaaaattggcAATAGTGGCAGGGCCCTATTAGCACCTGTATTCCTCAGGAGAATtgtcagtaggaaaaaaaaaagttgctaatTGAACCATAATTGATTTTTTGTAATGGATCAAAACCCAAAACGATTATTTTGTAAgctaaggaaatgacaaataacacaaataattttaagagaaatTTTGTCTCACAAAATGTCCCTAAAAACAAAAAGTGCTATTTGGAGGGGTTGACAATAGTGGCAAGAAATGTTAAACATggcaaaagaaaatttaagtatTTGTGGATACACAATAATATACTTGTAGAGTAAATTGTATTTCCCCCCATACTATCAGTTTCTATGATAGTATTATGTGGTTCTTTCCCTAACCCTGAAAAATTTCTAGGtatcaggaaaatgagtccttATTCTTTACAAAGCACTCCCCAGTGAGTCAATTCACCACCTTTAAAGACAACTCAAACAGGTGAGAAGGCTGAAGACCCAAGCATTGCTCTGTTAGCAATACTGAGAACACAGATGCTCCTTACCTTTGGTTTCCAGTTCCAGGAAGGTCTGGAGTCTATTTCTCATTCTGTTCACAGTCTGTATTTTGAAAATCACAGGGACAGGATGAGGCCCAAGGGCATTCCACAAGTCCTCTGGCACCTTCTCCCCAATGTTGTTCCAGACAACAATCACTTTGTGCAGATGAGGCACCGCCTGGTAATGATTTAACAGCCTCAGCAACAGATCTGTTCTGTTGTAGGTCTGCATGACGAGAGTAAAGGAATCCAAGGCCGACTGGCTCTGGGGTTTTGCATCTCTGCGGGAAGTGGGCATTTTATCGTCTTTTATGTTAGGAAGCAAGGTAGTCAAGGCACCTGCCACCAGCAGTAACACAAGGATGATGATGGAAGAGAACCGGAGTAATCGGATTCCCATCACCCTCCCAGGAAGTTTGCAGATGTGGTAACACCTGTAATGGAAATTGatgtaaaaaggaaagatattcaCCTTAGTCATCTctagatttcatttcattttttgtagcGAAGAGGGTCTATTCAGATGATTCcagctaaaaacaaaaaccacttgAAATTGCATAAAAAGTTGGTGactggatttttttcctcctgaaggttGCTTGCTTAGCTCAAACTCACCAAGCAGTTATTAATTCTTCCCTTCACTGGAGCTGGAATTGAATTAGTCTAAGAAAGATAAACTTGCAATTTATTGCAGGCAGAAGATCTTGGGCACAGTAGTAAGGAAAAATGAGGCATTATTTTTCTGTTGTGACTGTTACTCATTTGCCTCAATTTGTTACTAAAAATTCTCACCTCTCTGTACGTGTGATAGGGATTTTGTTCACCTCATTTCAGttaaagtcattttatttttaagtctcTTTATCTGCTCACTCCCTACTAGATGATgattttctctaaatttttaaaaaaataaaaaactttctaTCCCTATCCCATTTTATACTATAGTGCTAGACTGATGTTTCTTTAAGGGCACAGGGTTTGTAATTATCTTTGTCATAAGCTTCTTTATATTACTTCTATTACTTCATATTATTATTTTGCAATATGACTTTGTCTGTGTACATGTTgaatcttccccctcccctagaACTttagttccttgaaggcaaaggctattttatttttgtcttggtattaCTGGGACCTAGCACAGGGCCTTGCTATATAGTGGGAACTttatcagtattttaaaaattgaactttACCAGCTTCTCCAAGTTATTCAGTCACTCCTCCATCTTGTGTGCAATTGATTACCAAATGCAATACTATAAAATACTTACAACTAGAAAAGTATACATTAGGATATACTAGACACAATACCAGTACTTCAAGAGAAGAGGTGTATGGTATAGATCATCGTAATACCTTCTAATCCTCTGTGATTTTAATTGGCAACTTCCCATTGATCCTCCATAACTGGTCCATCTAATTTCTAGAGTTGTTTCCCTTTGTATTTGGACATATAGATACTGGTGCAACGC
The DNA window shown above is from Notamacropus eugenii isolate mMacEug1 chromosome 2, mMacEug1.pri_v2, whole genome shotgun sequence and carries:
- the EXTL2 gene encoding exostosin-like 2 isoform X1, with product MMRCYHICKLPGRVMGIRLLRFSSIIILVLLLVAGALTTLLPNIKDDKMPTSRRDAKPQSQSALDSFTLVMQTYNRTDLLLRLLNHYQAVPHLHKVIVVWNNIGEKVPEDLWNALGPHPVPVIFKIQTVNRMRNRLQTFLELETKAVLMVDDDMLISAHDLVFAFSVWQQFPDQIVGFVPRKHVPTASGVYSYGGFELQIPGFGNGDQYSMVLIGASFFNRKYLEQFQKQPAAVHALIDETQNCDDIAMNFMVAKHIGKTSGVFVKPVEMGNLEKETSSGYSGMWHRADHFLQRSYCINKLVKIYDSMPLKYSNIMISQFGFPYYANHKSKM